A part of Homoserinibacter sp. YIM 151385 genomic DNA contains:
- a CDS encoding pirin family protein yields MSNLETQPEERVCAGEGDGATGARSPLEILEPRDVPLGGPRAMQVRRTLPQRRRSLIGAWCFVDHYGPEPIAGTRTMDVPPHPHTGLQTVSWLFEGEIEHRDATGAHALVRPGELDLMTAGRGIQHSEYSTTATGTLHGAQLWIALPEGARGMPPAFEQVVSRRAELGDAVLRVFVGSLAGAVSPAVVHTPLVAAQLDLPAGGSVTLPVDETFEHGLLVDAGAPRLEGVEVAADHLAYAAPGRTSLRIEAGAEPVRAILIGGEPLGERIVMWWNFVGRSHEEIVAFRREWQASIAGGDADGAGRFGAIEDPTPPLPAPELPNVRLAPRG; encoded by the coding sequence GTGAGCAACCTCGAGACCCAGCCCGAGGAGCGGGTCTGCGCGGGCGAGGGCGACGGCGCGACCGGCGCGCGCTCCCCGCTCGAGATCCTCGAGCCGCGCGACGTCCCGCTCGGGGGGCCGCGCGCCATGCAGGTCCGCCGCACCCTCCCGCAACGCCGCCGCAGCCTCATCGGCGCCTGGTGCTTCGTCGACCACTACGGGCCCGAGCCGATCGCCGGCACCCGCACCATGGACGTCCCGCCGCATCCGCACACCGGCCTCCAGACGGTGAGCTGGCTCTTCGAGGGCGAGATCGAGCACCGCGACGCGACCGGCGCGCACGCCCTCGTGCGGCCGGGCGAGCTCGACCTCATGACGGCGGGCCGCGGCATCCAGCACTCCGAGTACTCGACGACCGCGACGGGCACGCTGCACGGCGCGCAGCTCTGGATCGCGCTGCCGGAGGGCGCGCGCGGGATGCCGCCCGCCTTCGAGCAGGTCGTCTCGCGTCGCGCCGAGCTCGGGGATGCCGTGCTCCGCGTCTTCGTCGGCTCGCTCGCGGGGGCGGTCTCGCCCGCCGTCGTCCACACGCCGCTCGTCGCCGCTCAGCTCGATCTGCCGGCGGGCGGCTCGGTCACGCTGCCGGTCGACGAGACCTTCGAGCACGGACTCCTCGTGGATGCGGGTGCGCCCCGGCTGGAGGGCGTCGAGGTGGCGGCGGATCACCTCGCCTACGCCGCCCCGGGCCGCACCTCGCTGCGCATCGAGGCGGGCGCGGAGCCGGTGCGGGCGATCCTCATCGGCGGCGAGCCGCTCGGCGAGCGCATCGTCATGTGGTGGAACTTCGTGGGCCGCAGCCACGAGGAGATCGTCGCGTTCCGGCGGGAGTGGCAGGCCTCCATCGCAGGCGGGGACGCCGACGGCGCCGGCCGCTTCGGCGCGATCGAGGATCCGACGCCGCCGCTCCCGGCGCCCGAGCTGCCGAACGTGCGGCTCGCGCCGCGCGGCTGA
- a CDS encoding helix-turn-helix domain-containing protein: MAPAEEAEEGRIHCRLDELLESRGMTLTRLSELVGVSIVNLSVLKNDRARAIRFSTLTAICEALACTPGELLVLAD; encoded by the coding sequence ATGGCGCCCGCGGAGGAGGCGGAGGAGGGTCGCATCCACTGCCGGCTCGACGAGCTGCTCGAGTCCCGGGGGATGACGCTGACCCGGCTGAGCGAGCTGGTGGGGGTGTCGATCGTGAACCTCTCGGTGCTCAAGAACGACCGGGCGCGCGCGATCCGCTTCTCCACGCTGACCGCGATCTGCGAGGCGCTGGCGTGCACGCCGGGCGAGCTGCTCGTGCTCGCCGACTAG
- a CDS encoding ATP-dependent Clp protease ATP-binding subunit, which yields MFERFTDRARRVVVLAQEEAKMLNHNYIGTEHILLGLIHEGEGVAAKALESLGISLDAVREQVQDIIGQGQQQPTGHIPFTPRAKKVLELSLREALQLGHSYIGTEHILLGLIREGEGVAAQVLVKLGADLNRVRQQVIQLLSGYQGKEQVAVGGNDQAPDKGSQILDQFGRNLTQAARDGKLDPVIGREKEMERVMQILSRRSKNNPVLIGEPGVGKTAVVEGLAQAIVRGDVPETLKDKQLYTLDLGSLIAGSRYRGDFEERLKKVTKEIRTRGDIITFIDEIHTLVGAGAAEGAIDAASILKPLLARGELQTIGATTLDEYRKHFEKDAALERRFQPVQVQEPSLPHAINILKGLRDKYEAFHKVSITDGALVAAANLADRYVQDRFLPDKAIDLIDEAGARLRLSILSAPPELREFDERIAQTRTAKETAIEDQDFEKAASLRDEEKKLLGERLRLEKQWRAGDVAASGTVDEGVIAEVLANATGIPVFKLTEEESSRLIFMEKALHERVIGQEEAISVLAKTIRRTRAGLKDPKRPSGSFIFAGPTGVGKTELAKALAEFLFDDEGALISLDMSEYGEKHTVSRLFGAPPGFVGFEEGGQLTEKVRRKPFSVVLFDEIEKAHPDIFNSLLQILEEGRLTDGQGRVVDFKNTVIIMTTNLGTKDITGGPVGFTLEGNVENSYRAMRAKVVEELKKHFKPEFLNRVDETIVFPQLSKEELLQIVDLFIKRLSERLLDRDMTIEITAPARERLIDIGWEPSLGARPLRRAVQHEVEDRLSEEILHGRLVAGDHVHVDFDGTEFQFTTGRQPGRELEEVTAAIEG from the coding sequence ATGTTCGAGAGATTCACCGACCGAGCCCGTCGGGTCGTCGTCCTCGCCCAGGAAGAGGCGAAGATGCTCAACCACAACTACATCGGCACGGAGCACATCCTGCTGGGGCTCATCCACGAGGGCGAGGGCGTCGCCGCCAAGGCCCTCGAGTCGCTCGGGATCTCGCTGGATGCCGTGCGCGAGCAGGTGCAGGACATCATCGGCCAGGGTCAGCAGCAGCCGACCGGCCACATCCCCTTCACCCCGCGGGCCAAGAAGGTGCTCGAGCTGAGCCTCCGCGAGGCGCTCCAGCTCGGCCACAGCTACATCGGCACCGAGCACATCCTCCTCGGCCTCATCCGCGAGGGCGAGGGCGTCGCCGCCCAGGTGCTCGTCAAGCTCGGCGCCGACCTCAACCGCGTGCGCCAGCAGGTCATCCAGCTGCTCTCCGGCTACCAGGGCAAGGAGCAGGTCGCGGTCGGCGGCAACGACCAGGCCCCCGACAAGGGCTCCCAGATCCTCGACCAGTTCGGGCGCAACCTCACCCAGGCGGCGCGCGACGGCAAGCTCGACCCCGTCATCGGGCGCGAGAAGGAGATGGAGCGGGTCATGCAGATCCTCTCCCGTCGGTCGAAGAACAACCCCGTCCTCATCGGCGAGCCCGGCGTCGGCAAGACCGCCGTCGTCGAGGGCCTCGCCCAGGCGATCGTGCGCGGGGACGTGCCCGAGACGCTCAAGGACAAGCAGCTCTACACGCTCGACCTCGGCTCGCTCATCGCCGGATCCCGCTACCGCGGCGACTTCGAGGAGCGCCTCAAGAAGGTGACGAAGGAGATCCGCACCCGCGGCGACATCATCACCTTCATCGACGAGATCCACACGCTGGTCGGCGCGGGCGCCGCCGAGGGCGCGATCGATGCGGCCTCCATCCTCAAGCCGCTGCTCGCGCGCGGCGAGCTCCAGACGATCGGCGCCACGACGCTCGACGAGTACCGCAAGCACTTCGAGAAGGACGCCGCGCTCGAGCGCCGCTTCCAGCCGGTGCAGGTGCAGGAGCCCTCGCTCCCGCACGCGATCAACATCCTCAAGGGCCTCCGCGACAAGTACGAGGCCTTCCACAAGGTGTCGATCACGGACGGCGCGCTCGTCGCGGCGGCGAACCTCGCCGACCGCTACGTGCAGGACCGCTTCCTGCCCGACAAGGCGATCGACCTGATCGACGAGGCCGGCGCCCGCCTGCGCCTCTCGATCCTCTCCGCCCCGCCGGAGCTCCGCGAGTTCGACGAGCGGATCGCGCAGACGCGCACCGCGAAGGAGACCGCGATCGAGGACCAGGACTTCGAGAAGGCGGCGAGCCTGCGCGACGAGGAGAAGAAGCTCCTCGGCGAGCGCCTCCGCCTCGAGAAGCAGTGGCGCGCGGGCGACGTCGCCGCCTCCGGCACCGTCGACGAGGGCGTGATCGCGGAGGTCCTCGCGAACGCGACCGGCATCCCCGTGTTCAAGCTCACCGAGGAGGAGTCGAGCCGCCTCATCTTCATGGAGAAGGCGCTGCACGAGCGCGTCATCGGCCAGGAGGAGGCGATCTCGGTCCTCGCGAAGACGATCCGCCGCACGCGTGCGGGCCTCAAGGACCCGAAGCGCCCCTCGGGCTCGTTCATCTTCGCCGGCCCCACCGGCGTCGGCAAGACGGAGCTCGCGAAGGCGCTCGCCGAGTTCCTCTTCGACGACGAGGGCGCGCTCATCTCGCTCGACATGTCGGAGTACGGCGAGAAGCACACCGTGTCGCGCCTCTTCGGCGCCCCTCCCGGATTCGTCGGCTTCGAGGAGGGCGGCCAGCTCACCGAGAAGGTGCGCCGGAAGCCGTTCAGCGTGGTGCTCTTCGACGAGATCGAGAAGGCCCACCCGGACATCTTCAACTCGCTCCTGCAGATCCTCGAGGAGGGTCGTCTCACCGACGGCCAGGGTCGCGTCGTGGACTTCAAGAACACGGTCATCATCATGACGACGAACCTCGGCACGAAGGACATCACGGGCGGCCCCGTCGGCTTCACGCTCGAGGGCAACGTCGAGAACTCGTACCGCGCCATGCGGGCGAAGGTCGTCGAGGAGCTCAAGAAGCACTTCAAGCCCGAGTTCCTCAACCGCGTCGACGAGACGATCGTCTTCCCGCAGCTGTCGAAGGAGGAGCTCCTCCAGATCGTGGATCTCTTCATCAAGCGGCTGTCGGAGCGCCTGCTCGACCGCGACATGACGATCGAGATCACGGCACCCGCCCGCGAGCGCCTCATCGACATCGGCTGGGAGCCGTCGCTCGGCGCCCGACCGCTGCGCCGCGCGGTGCAGCACGAGGTCGAGGACCGGCTCTCGGAGGAGATCCTGCACGGCCGCCTCGTCGCGGGCGACCACGTGCACGTCGACTTCGACGGCACCGAGTTCCAGTTCACGACGGGCCGCCAGCCCGGGCGCGAGCTGGAGGAGGTCACGGCCGCGATCGAGGGCTGA
- a CDS encoding serine hydrolase domain-containing protein — translation MRARTLTALPLLAATSLLAGCGILPAPERADSESELQDAAQSAVEALVGAGAPAAVAHVRGEVGEVSAAAGTRGTSEGPGGEPAQPDDAVRIASVTKPMVATVVLQLAEEGRLGLDDEVEAHLPGVLANAPGPVTVRQLLNHTSGLPDYIEPLLPDAEAITASVGREYREEELLAAAATVPWESEPGSAFVYSNTGYTVLGMLVETVTGSPIEAEVETRILEPLGMDATVWPEDETMPEASLRGYLETDDGPVDVTAISPTLWSAGAGLVSTVGDVDRFFSGLAGGELVTQESMEAMSDTGANGYGLGILQGRDACGFPPGTVLGQRGNGFGYRTASFGSPDGERHVTLSWTSTRETVDGDAVFEASLAELQRLLGATCPA, via the coding sequence ATGCGCGCCCGCACCCTCACCGCCCTGCCCCTGCTCGCCGCGACCTCCCTGCTCGCCGGCTGCGGCATCCTGCCCGCGCCCGAGCGCGCCGACAGCGAGTCCGAGCTGCAGGATGCGGCGCAGTCGGCCGTGGAGGCGCTCGTCGGGGCCGGCGCACCCGCCGCCGTCGCGCACGTGCGCGGCGAGGTCGGCGAGGTCTCGGCGGCGGCCGGCACGCGCGGCACCTCGGAGGGGCCCGGCGGCGAGCCCGCACAGCCCGATGACGCCGTGCGGATCGCGAGCGTCACCAAGCCGATGGTCGCGACGGTCGTCCTGCAGCTCGCCGAGGAGGGCCGGCTCGGGCTCGACGACGAGGTCGAGGCGCACCTGCCCGGCGTGCTCGCGAACGCCCCCGGCCCGGTGACGGTGCGGCAGCTGCTGAACCACACGAGCGGGCTCCCCGACTACATCGAGCCGCTGCTCCCGGACGCCGAGGCGATCACCGCCTCCGTGGGCCGCGAGTACAGGGAGGAGGAGCTGCTCGCCGCGGCCGCGACGGTGCCGTGGGAGTCGGAGCCGGGCAGCGCCTTCGTCTACTCCAACACGGGCTACACGGTGCTCGGCATGCTCGTCGAGACGGTGACGGGCTCCCCGATCGAGGCGGAGGTCGAGACCCGCATCCTCGAGCCGCTCGGCATGGACGCGACCGTGTGGCCGGAGGACGAGACGATGCCCGAGGCCTCGCTGCGCGGGTACCTCGAGACGGACGACGGCCCCGTCGACGTCACCGCGATCTCCCCGACTCTTTGGTCGGCGGGCGCGGGGCTCGTCTCGACCGTCGGCGACGTCGACCGCTTCTTCTCCGGCCTCGCGGGCGGCGAGCTCGTGACGCAGGAGTCGATGGAGGCCATGAGCGACACCGGCGCGAACGGCTACGGCCTCGGGATCCTCCAGGGGCGAGATGCCTGCGGCTTCCCGCCGGGGACCGTGCTCGGGCAGCGCGGCAACGGCTTCGGCTACCGCACGGCGAGCTTCGGCAGCCCCGATGGCGAGCGCCACGTCACACTGAGCTGGACCTCGACCCGGGAGACCGTGGACGGGGATGCGGTGTTCGAGGCCTCGCTCGCAGAGCTGCAGCGCCTGCTCGGCGCGACCTGCCCGGCGTAG
- a CDS encoding phosphotransferase: protein MPTPTAEVPVTVELIERLVASQHPDLLGEVRIAASGWDNVVARLGEAHAVRLPRRALAAPLVEHEARWLPEIAEHLPVRVPAAVRLGSPEGEYPWTWLIVPWIEGTAVVDLPLARRGRVAAELGAAHAALHRPAPADAPANPVRGVPLASRVEVAEQRLTSGILPRATELRRVWEAALDAPEHAGSPRWLHGDAHPGNLLAESGPHPDPALAALIDFGDLTAGDPASDLAVGWLAFDAAGRAAYRAAYEASAEADEATWMRARGWAALLAGAFLGADDDPRMSGIGRHAVRELLDADDAAGTPGT from the coding sequence ATGCCGACGCCCACGGCCGAGGTCCCGGTGACCGTCGAGCTCATCGAGCGGCTCGTCGCCTCGCAGCACCCCGACCTCCTCGGCGAGGTCCGGATCGCGGCGAGCGGCTGGGACAACGTCGTCGCGCGCCTCGGCGAGGCCCACGCGGTGCGGCTGCCGCGTCGGGCGCTCGCGGCACCGCTCGTCGAGCACGAGGCGCGCTGGCTGCCGGAGATCGCCGAGCACCTGCCGGTGCGCGTCCCGGCGGCCGTCCGCCTCGGCTCGCCCGAGGGCGAGTACCCGTGGACCTGGCTCATCGTGCCGTGGATCGAGGGCACCGCGGTCGTGGATCTCCCGCTCGCCCGGCGAGGACGCGTCGCCGCGGAGCTCGGCGCTGCGCACGCGGCGCTGCACCGGCCGGCACCGGCCGACGCGCCCGCGAACCCGGTCCGGGGCGTGCCCCTCGCGTCGCGCGTCGAGGTCGCCGAGCAGCGGCTGACCTCCGGCATCCTGCCGCGCGCGACCGAGCTGCGTCGCGTGTGGGAGGCGGCGCTCGACGCACCTGAGCACGCCGGCTCCCCCCGCTGGCTTCACGGCGATGCGCACCCCGGCAACCTCCTCGCGGAGTCGGGTCCGCATCCCGATCCCGCCCTGGCGGCGCTCATCGACTTCGGCGACCTCACGGCCGGCGACCCGGCCTCCGACCTCGCGGTCGGGTGGCTCGCCTTCGACGCCGCGGGCCGTGCAGCGTACCGCGCGGCCTACGAGGCATCCGCGGAGGCCGACGAGGCCACGTGGATGCGGGCGCGCGGCTGGGCGGCGCTGCTCGCGGGCGCGTTCCTCGGCGCCGACGACGACCCGCGGATGTCGGGCATCGGGCGCCACGCCGTCCGCGAGCTGCTGGACGCGGACGACGCCGCGGGCACGCCCGGCACCTGA
- a CDS encoding amino-acid N-acetyltransferase yields MTGFTVRRARTADVPLIEKLIEPLVASRVLLGKDRVVFYEAVQEFRIAESAEGEVVGCGALHVMWEDLGEVRTLAVSEGWLGRGVGHALLGTLEADARELGLTRLFCLTFETAFFERNGFEVIGEGVVSPDVYAELVRSPDEGVAEFLDLARVKPNTLGNSRMLKRL; encoded by the coding sequence ATGACCGGGTTCACCGTGCGCCGGGCGCGCACCGCCGACGTGCCGCTGATCGAGAAGCTCATCGAGCCGCTCGTCGCCTCGCGCGTGCTGCTCGGCAAGGATCGCGTCGTGTTCTACGAGGCCGTGCAGGAGTTCCGGATCGCCGAGAGCGCGGAGGGGGAGGTCGTCGGCTGCGGCGCGCTCCACGTCATGTGGGAGGACCTCGGCGAGGTCCGCACGCTCGCCGTCTCCGAGGGGTGGCTCGGCCGCGGCGTCGGGCACGCCCTCCTCGGCACCCTCGAGGCCGACGCCCGCGAGCTCGGACTCACCCGCCTGTTCTGCCTGACCTTCGAGACCGCCTTCTTCGAGCGCAACGGCTTCGAGGTGATCGGCGAGGGCGTCGTCTCGCCGGATGTCTACGCCGAGCTGGTGCGCTCGCCCGACGAGGGCGTCGCGGAGTTCCTCGACCTCGCCCGCGTGAAGCCGAACACCCTCGGCAACTCGCGGATGCTGAAGCGGCTCTGA
- a CDS encoding LLM class flavin-dependent oxidoreductase, with translation MGADRTGAVSLGVAGALDHGVVRELAPHAESAGLRAIWVNDTPDGDALASLAAAASATGSLELATGVIPIDRRPAAEIVRAVARLGLPRERLVVGIGSGGLRQGALRAVGEAADELRDAGLRVVIGALGPRMRELAAERAEGVLLNWFTPDAAAAAARASSARTVLYARTVADAAARGALEAEAGRYAGFPAYAAHFAREGIAPLDTTVDLAAADGRARLDAFADAVDELVLRAITPGSRAAELRALVDAAAPGRDDSRG, from the coding sequence ATGGGCGCGGATCGCACGGGCGCCGTCTCGCTCGGCGTCGCGGGGGCGCTCGACCACGGGGTCGTCCGCGAGCTGGCGCCGCACGCCGAGTCGGCGGGGCTCCGCGCCATCTGGGTCAACGACACCCCCGACGGGGACGCGCTCGCCTCGCTCGCGGCGGCCGCCTCCGCGACCGGCTCGCTCGAGCTCGCGACCGGTGTCATCCCGATCGACCGCCGGCCGGCTGCCGAGATCGTGCGCGCGGTCGCCCGGCTCGGCCTGCCGCGCGAGCGCCTCGTCGTCGGCATCGGCTCGGGCGGCCTCCGGCAGGGTGCGCTGCGCGCCGTCGGGGAGGCGGCCGACGAGCTGCGGGATGCCGGACTCCGCGTCGTCATCGGGGCGCTCGGCCCGCGGATGCGCGAGCTCGCCGCCGAGCGCGCCGAGGGCGTGCTGCTCAACTGGTTCACGCCGGACGCCGCGGCCGCGGCCGCTCGGGCGTCGTCGGCGCGCACCGTGCTCTACGCGCGCACCGTCGCGGATGCCGCGGCCCGCGGCGCGCTCGAGGCGGAGGCCGGGCGATACGCCGGCTTCCCCGCCTACGCCGCGCACTTCGCGCGGGAGGGGATCGCGCCGCTCGACACGACGGTCGATCTCGCGGCGGCGGACGGCCGAGCACGGCTCGACGCCTTCGCCGACGCCGTCGACGAGCTCGTGCTGCGGGCGATCACGCCGGGCTCGCGCGCGGCCGAGCTGCGCGCGCTCGTGGATGCGGCGGCGCCCGGCCGGGACGACTCGCGCGGCTGA
- a CDS encoding SGNH/GDSL hydrolase family protein: MHLPRPLVAGVAGALAIVAAVLGVRAWWGWLMRRRAHWFERLNDSIPINSDWWKAERAKPGELLYVAIGDSAAQGIGASRPGHSYVGQLAARLRRETGRTVRVVNLGVSGATVGLALRDQLPRLPKLRPDLLTVSIGANDVALWDAGRFEREYAQLVEALPSHAILADIPSFYMLPGQKAVREGNRIIRRLAAGRGLRVVDLHALTDRQGIWGMITQFAGDLFHPNDRGYRVWADAFAAEALTRCRQVLDERERAAGPGGGTPEAGGA; this comes from the coding sequence ATGCACCTCCCCCGACCGCTCGTTGCTGGCGTCGCCGGGGCGCTCGCGATCGTCGCCGCGGTCCTCGGCGTCCGCGCCTGGTGGGGCTGGCTCATGCGGCGCCGCGCCCACTGGTTCGAGCGGCTCAACGACTCGATCCCGATCAACTCCGACTGGTGGAAGGCCGAGCGGGCGAAGCCCGGCGAGCTCCTCTATGTCGCGATCGGCGACTCCGCCGCACAGGGGATCGGCGCCTCCCGCCCCGGCCACAGCTACGTCGGCCAGCTCGCCGCGCGACTCCGCCGCGAGACCGGCCGCACCGTCCGGGTCGTCAACCTCGGCGTCTCCGGGGCGACCGTCGGCCTCGCGCTCCGCGACCAGCTGCCCCGGCTCCCGAAGCTGCGCCCCGACCTCCTCACCGTGTCGATCGGCGCGAACGACGTGGCCCTCTGGGATGCCGGGCGCTTCGAGCGCGAGTACGCGCAGCTCGTCGAGGCGCTGCCGTCGCACGCGATCCTCGCCGACATCCCCAGCTTCTACATGCTCCCCGGGCAGAAGGCCGTCCGCGAGGGCAACCGCATCATCCGCCGGCTCGCCGCCGGGCGCGGCCTGCGCGTCGTCGACCTCCACGCGCTCACCGACCGCCAGGGCATCTGGGGCATGATCACGCAGTTCGCGGGCGACCTCTTCCACCCCAACGACCGCGGCTACCGCGTCTGGGCCGACGCCTTCGCGGCCGAGGCGCTCACCCGCTGCCGGCAGGTGCTCGATGAGCGCGAGCGCGCCGCCGGACCGGGTGGCGGCACGCCCGAGGCGGGCGGCGCCTAG
- a CDS encoding TetR/AcrR family transcriptional regulator, protein MKRDATRQRILETARRVLVRDGVEQLTLPTVALEAGMSVSGLRYHVSSKRELLEVLVEELLDGFDASLRAADRSAGGRCRALISGAFDMVAARDGSGDSAAVGVLAAVSVDPGLLRGMRERYANWQRLLDEDDVDPAVVALVRFAVDGWWRAAVFGLAPPSAEDSALLRANLEALVDQAEVR, encoded by the coding sequence ATGAAACGCGACGCGACCCGGCAGCGGATCCTGGAGACGGCTCGGCGGGTGCTGGTCCGCGACGGCGTGGAGCAGCTGACGCTGCCGACGGTGGCGCTCGAGGCGGGCATGAGCGTGAGCGGGCTGCGCTATCACGTGAGCTCGAAGCGCGAGCTGCTGGAGGTGCTCGTCGAGGAGCTGCTCGACGGCTTCGACGCCTCGCTCCGTGCGGCGGACCGGAGCGCGGGCGGGCGGTGCCGCGCCCTCATCTCGGGCGCGTTCGACATGGTGGCGGCCCGCGACGGCTCCGGCGACTCGGCGGCGGTGGGCGTGCTGGCGGCGGTGTCCGTCGATCCGGGTCTCCTCCGCGGGATGCGGGAGCGCTATGCGAACTGGCAGCGGCTGCTCGATGAGGATGACGTCGATCCCGCCGTCGTGGCGCTGGTGCGCTTCGCGGTGGACGGGTGGTGGCGGGCGGCGGTGTTCGGGCTGGCGCCGCCCTCGGCCGAAGATTCGGCGCTGCTGCGGGCGAACCTGGAGGCGCTGGTGGATCAGGCCGAGGTGCGCTGA
- the radA gene encoding DNA repair protein RadA — MARTTTAYTCTECGWNGAKWYGQCPECQAWGTIAERGAPTGKVAAARVPESRAARPITQLGGESRTVHRPTGIVEFDRVLGGGIVPGAAILLSGEPGVGKSTLLLEVASRIAQKGARVLYVSAEESTSQVRLRAERTGALQETLYLASETDLATILGHIDEVAPQLLIVDSVQTVASALSDGSPGQPAQVREVSGALIRIAKERDLPLLLVGHVTKDGSIAGPRLLEHLVDVVCSFEGDRQTALRFVRALKNRYGPTDEVGCFEMTGDGIAEVADPSGLFLSRGATPVSGTCVAIALEGRRALPVEVQALIVQTQAPQPRRVVNGVEASRVAMLLAVLERRCGIQLSGSDVYVSTVGGIRLTEPGADLAIALAIASAARDKSLPHTLAAVGEISLAGEIRPVAAAKQRHAEGRRLGYSTILDAEDGPLREAIRRGFAEAADEPRDIPDF, encoded by the coding sequence ATGGCCCGAACCACCACCGCGTACACCTGCACCGAGTGCGGGTGGAACGGCGCCAAGTGGTACGGCCAGTGCCCCGAGTGCCAGGCCTGGGGCACGATCGCCGAGCGCGGGGCGCCGACCGGGAAGGTCGCGGCGGCGCGCGTCCCGGAGTCCCGGGCGGCGCGGCCGATCACGCAGCTCGGGGGCGAGTCGCGCACGGTGCACCGCCCGACCGGCATCGTCGAGTTCGACCGCGTGCTCGGCGGCGGCATCGTCCCGGGCGCCGCGATCCTGCTCAGCGGCGAGCCCGGCGTCGGCAAGTCGACGCTGCTCCTCGAGGTCGCCTCCCGCATCGCGCAGAAGGGCGCGCGCGTCCTCTACGTCTCCGCCGAGGAGTCGACGAGCCAGGTGCGACTCCGCGCCGAGCGCACGGGCGCGCTGCAGGAGACGCTCTACCTCGCCTCCGAGACCGACCTCGCGACGATCCTCGGCCACATCGACGAGGTCGCCCCGCAGCTGCTCATCGTCGACTCGGTGCAGACCGTCGCCTCGGCGCTCAGCGACGGCTCCCCCGGCCAGCCCGCGCAGGTGCGCGAGGTCTCGGGCGCCCTCATCCGCATCGCGAAGGAGCGCGACCTCCCGCTCCTCCTCGTCGGGCACGTCACGAAGGACGGCTCGATCGCCGGCCCCCGGCTCCTCGAGCACCTGGTGGATGTCGTGTGCAGCTTCGAGGGCGACCGCCAGACCGCGCTCCGCTTCGTACGCGCGCTCAAGAACCGCTACGGCCCCACCGACGAGGTCGGCTGCTTCGAGATGACCGGCGACGGCATCGCCGAGGTCGCCGACCCCTCCGGGCTCTTCCTGTCGCGGGGCGCGACGCCCGTCTCCGGCACCTGCGTCGCGATCGCCCTCGAGGGGCGGCGGGCGCTGCCGGTCGAGGTGCAGGCGCTCATCGTCCAGACCCAGGCGCCGCAGCCGCGCCGCGTCGTCAACGGCGTCGAGGCCTCGCGGGTCGCCATGCTGCTCGCCGTGCTCGAGCGGCGCTGCGGCATCCAGCTCTCCGGCTCCGACGTCTACGTCTCCACTGTCGGCGGCATCCGCCTCACCGAGCCCGGCGCCGACCTCGCCATCGCCCTCGCGATCGCGAGCGCCGCGCGCGACAAGTCGCTGCCGCACACCCTCGCCGCCGTCGGCGAGATCAGCCTCGCCGGCGAGATCAGACCCGTCGCCGCCGCCAAGCAGCGTCACGCCGAAGGCCGGCGACTGGGCTACTCGACGATCCTCGACGCCGAGGACGGCCCGCTGCGCGAGGCCATCCGCCGGGGATTCGCCGAAGCGGCCGACGAGCCGCGCGACATCCCCGACTTCTGA
- a CDS encoding SDR family oxidoreductase — MSRTVVVTGAASGIGRALAELLRERGDTVIGVDLQGTDVAADLSTAEGRSALVERVRERSGGTVDAVVAVAGLVSPKPVTVGVNYFGAAATLEGLRPLLAGSAAPRAVVVASLAALEPVDDALLERLLADDEPGALREAERIGEAANAAGSSPIYTTTKLAIARWVRTHAPGDDWAGAGIALNAVAPGVIETPMTKAALETPEGRAALDAGAPSPLNGPAAPPSAPAKLLAWLASEENTHVTGQVIFIDGGAESIRRPDAV; from the coding sequence ATGAGCCGCACCGTCGTCGTCACCGGGGCCGCCTCCGGAATCGGCCGAGCGCTCGCGGAGCTCTTGCGCGAGCGCGGCGACACCGTCATCGGCGTCGACCTCCAGGGCACCGACGTCGCGGCCGACCTCTCGACCGCCGAAGGTCGCAGCGCCCTCGTCGAGCGTGTCCGCGAGCGCAGCGGCGGCACGGTGGATGCGGTCGTGGCCGTTGCGGGGCTCGTCTCCCCCAAGCCCGTCACCGTGGGCGTGAACTACTTCGGCGCGGCCGCGACGCTCGAGGGCCTGCGGCCCCTGCTCGCAGGCTCGGCGGCGCCGCGCGCCGTCGTCGTCGCGTCGCTGGCCGCCCTCGAGCCTGTCGACGATGCGCTCCTCGAGCGCCTGCTCGCGGACGACGAGCCGGGCGCGCTGCGCGAGGCCGAGCGCATCGGCGAGGCCGCGAACGCCGCCGGGAGCAGCCCCATCTACACGACCACGAAGCTCGCGATCGCCCGGTGGGTGCGCACCCACGCGCCCGGCGACGACTGGGCCGGCGCAGGCATCGCGCTCAACGCGGTCGCGCCCGGCGTCATCGAGACGCCCATGACGAAGGCCGCGCTCGAGACACCGGAAGGGCGAGCCGCGCTCGATGCCGGGGCGCCATCCCCGCTCAACGGCCCGGCGGCGCCGCCGAGTGCGCCGGCCAAGCTGCTCGCCTGGCTCGCGAGCGAGGAGAACACGCACGTCACCGGGCAGGTGATCTTCATCGACGGCGGCGCCGAGAGCATCCGCCGACCCGACGCCGTCTGA